TTCCAAGTTTACAAATGAATGACTTGAACCTTTTGGATTTCAAAAAAATCAACAATAAGTGGATACGATTGTCAGTTTAGTCATTTTTTGGTGATTATAATTCAATATATTGCTATGGAATTGGCCAACCCATGCTATGGTCAAAAGAGACTACCTAATCGACTACCTAAGCGACTACCTACCTAACTACTTTTAGCTTAATTGTCCAGTTATCCCAAAAGTTAAAGGAacttattttaaaatattttcttccATCTAGCCTGTTAAGGACTTATTGTACAAAAGGTTCAAATTTGACAAAGTACCTTGTGTTTTTGGTTCCTCTGATTCTGAATCTATAGAGCATTTATTTTTTTCATGCCACCATTCCAGTAAACTATGGTAGTGTATAAAATCTCCAAAATTACCTGTTTTTTACCTTTGATGTTAAATGGCATTATGCTTATCCTTGTAATGCCGATCATAACTATTTTATTAACATTATTGTCTTGGCCAAATAAttatattcacaaatgtaaacAGGGGTAGGAAAATTCcttatttagtattttttttctttcatttaaCTATTACAATTTTATAAAGTTGGAAAAATTAGAGgtcatgtctctgaatgtctgtTAATGTCTCATTGCTTTGTCACATCTAAATGATGTCCACGCCTGGTGTTTTATTATAtttattcattgtattcacaggaatgtccctgtattgatgtgtaatataattttttttacataaatatcAGACATATCGGACATTGCCCTGAGTGACAAGTGAAATGAACAGGTTTAATGTCACGTTGCCTACATTTCCcagtgaaaaataaataaataccagttgcGTAAATTActttagtaaaaatactttacCGTATTAAGTCGTTTTACTTCACTGCATTcttaaagaaaatgtacttttcaTTCCATACAtcatactttaaagtatttgttacattttgaatgccaagcaggacaggaaaattgtttAATTCaagagagcatccctggtcatccttgaGTATGCCCCTGGCTAGCtgttaatgtaaaaaaataatacatttgtttGGTCCGGTTTGCTTAATATACAGAATCACTTTTGATACTTCATTATATTTAAAaccaagtagtattttactgagtgactttcacttgagtcattttctattaagttatctttacttttactaaagtatgacaattgggtactttttccaccattgaTGAATACAAACAGTTGCACTAGAATAAAACCATCAAAACATGTGTATGCATGCATTCTTTTGTCATAGTGTAATTTGTTCAAGCCACAAAGCATAGGAAATTGATGGGAATATCTTTTTTTCAAACACTCCAGTAATAAATCCACTGACAACAatgagattacatttttttttggtaAGAATGAGTCTCTGCTGCCACCTACTGGTAGACATTGTTTGTACACAAAAgaccacaaaacaaaaacaattctttgtcctgttttaaatatttattaGAAAGCTATATTCATATAAATGATCTTGTAACAGTGTGCAGTTCACATAATTCATACAAAACAAATGCACTCTTAATGCTTGTATAAAAACAATGGTTAATCATATTACCTTTCACACACTCACTTAAACAAAGTGAGTCGTCATGAcataatcaacattttaaacatTTAAGGCCTGGAATTATCTTAAAAACAGATCTGTCCAAACAGGGTTGAGACCAATTCCATTTCAAtactagtcagttgtaaaatgtatttaaattatcTTTGAAATTCTCATAGAAAAATGTGAACTCTGACTTTCAATATATATAGCTTGAACTGAATGAGTTAAAATAATTAGCAATAATAAACTCTGAATACAGAAAAGGGAAACCAGGCATCTAAAACATTCAGGCTTTAGCTTCACATAATTTAGATTTTCATTGTAAGTTAAATAAAATCCATCCTGTAATATTTATGGTCATCATTTGAACAAGAGGGGGAAGAGTGTGAAGAGTAAAAATGCATTCGGTACACCTTGGTGTTCAGTCAATTCTGTGAAGATTGTAAACTCAACAGTTGGTGCCTCCTCATCAAGTGGTAAATTCAACTTTTGTTGATTGGTTGTTGATCTCACAAACACAGTGAAGTGGGGGGTTGCTCtgggtaagagcgtctgctaaattactaatgTAAATGTAGTAAAGCTCTCTGCTCAGCCTTCTCCAGTTTATGCTTCATTTATCTCATCAATGTTCTTTAACCACCTTTCAACCAATGTAATATCCCCACCTCTTGAACCTCCTTACCCAAATTCTCTTCCTTCCATCTCCCCACAGAGTTGTTGGGTGCAGTAGGGATGTACCGTAGTCCCTTCATTGGCTCTCATTGCTTTTAATCTTCGTGTCCATTGACAGCTTTGGTTCTCGCAGAGCCTCTCCCTTGTTTAGATGGACTGGCTGAGTTATTCCGAGAGTCTCTCTCACCTACAAGAGGATACATATAGGAAATATGCTCCTTGACAAACACCagcaaatatatacagttgatgtcggaagtttacatacaccttagccaaatacatttcaactcagttttgcacaattcctaacatttaatcctagtaaaaattcttaggtcttaggtcagttaggatcaccactttattttaagaatgtgaaatgtcagaataatagtagagagtcaTTTATTTCATCTaatatttctttcattacattcccagtgggtctgaagttcacataccaaatactaattgagtgtagcattgcctttgaattgtttaacttgagtcaaacgtttcgggtaaccttccacaagcttcccacaataagttgagtgaattttggcccatttctcctgacagagctggtgtaactgagtcaggtttgtaggcctccttgctcacacacgctttttcagttctgcccacaaatgttctataggattgaggtcagagctttttgatggccactccaataccttggcttaaggacaacaaagtaagtttgccacaactttggaagtatgcttggggtcattgtccatttggaagacccatttgcaaccaagctttaacttcctgactgatgtcttgagatgttgcttcagtatatccacataattttcctacctcatgattccatctattttgtgaagtgcaccagtccctcctgcagcaaagcactcccacaacatgatgctgcctcccccgtccttcacggttgggatggtgttcttcggcttgcaagcttccccctttttcctccaaacataacgatggtcattatggccaaactgttctatttttgtttcatcagaacagaggacattactcctaaaagtaggatctttgtcctcatgtgcagttgcaaaccgtggtctggcttttttatggcggttttggagcagtggcttcttccttgctgagcggcctttcaggttatgtcgatataggactcattttactgtggatatagatacttttgtacctgtttcctccagcatcttaacaaggtcctttgctgttgttctgggattgattcacacttttcgcaccaaagtacattcatcactaggagacagaacgcgtctccttcctgtgcagtatgacggctgcgtggtcccatggtgtttatacttgagtaccattgtttgtacagatgaacgtggtaccttcaggcgtttggaaattgctcccaaggatgaaccagacttgtggaggtctacaatttttttctgaggtcttggctgatttcttttgattttcccatgatgtcaagcaaagaggcactgagtttgaaggtaggccttgaaatacatccacaggtacacctccaattgactcaaacaatgtcaattagcctatcagaagccatgacataattttctggaattttccaagctgtttaaaagcacagtcaacttactgtatgttaacttctgacccactggaattgtgatacagtgaattataagtgaaataatctgtaaacaattgttggaaaaatgacttgtgtcatgcacaaagtagatgtcctaaccgacttgccaaaactatagtttgttaacaagaaatttgtggagtggttgaaaaacgagttttaatgactccaatctaagtatatgtaaacttccgtatATTTGCTATATAAAAAGACCTCATTCAACTTAAGTCGAACGCTTACCTGTAATGTCATAATCACATGACTCTATTAGGTTGCCATCATCACTCTCAGAGACACTCTAGAAAAGATGGTTCTTGATAGTCATTTACAGGCAAAAATAACAATTAGAAAGACAAAACTACACTAGACAAAGGCCGACATAGCCTTTCTGTACAATATAATGGAGACTGGCTGCAGACTTACCTTTAACTCAGGCTCATACTTCTGCTCATACCGCACCATCCCATACAGACAGAGAAGTGTGATGAaagcctacagagagagagagagatgtagagagcaCTGACAACACAATGCGAGCACTTACAGTACCACCCACATAGAGGTCACATGCATACCAATGGAATTACACAGTCTAAATAACATGTCACTGTTATGGACACATGAGGTATGGTAATTGAAGCAGGGAGAATTGCTTTGGAGGTTATCAcatgcgcacacatacacacacagcgcgagagcgagatagagagacacacacacacacagcccttacCACACACAGAAGCCACTGGAACACAGACCGAGCTTGTGTTTTAGAGAACACGTCCTGTCCAAACTTGACACACGCCAGGGCCTCCAGGAAGGCTATGGCCCTGTGGGTTAGATAGAGACCGTTGTTAACGGACACTGACCACCAACAAACATTCACCTCTAACAATAATTACATTTTACAACAGGGATACTATTAGAAAATATCTATTTGTTTTTATTAAACAATGGCCCCAttttttgttaatcacactgtgttttaagacacacaaaaaaataaaatcacagaaaacaaatacatttcctTCTTAATTTTAGTCACCAGACTGCAGAGGGTACTTAGACTTTCGCTGAGCTTATAATATTGAAGGGGTGAAGCCAGGGGCATATAAGGGCCTCATTGTTTTGTATTTatagtgagagagcaagagaaagtaAGTCTGGTCCCCATGGTTACCAAAGCCTAGTCGGGGAAATCACCAGCTTGGGACAGCGATGAGGTCAGCATCAATATTTTGAACAAAATTGGACGTGACCCAATTTGCCATCCACAGCATTTCTGAGACGTTTGTCAATGACGTGGTCCCAAATTTAGAGTGGAGTTCAGCAACAGCAGGAAATGGCCACTAGAGGATACAGGAAAGACTCACCCAAACATCCAGCATTGTGTTCCCACTCGTTTGCACTGTGTGTCTGTCAGATATGCATAATACTGTCTGAGAGAACAGGAAGACAAACATTCAATACAGTTTATCTACAGccatcacaacaacagaatgtttGACATAAATAATTGAAAACTTCTTCCAACTCAATTCCATCTATACGaaaagagactgagagactgcACGTGTCAAACTGTCATAATTCCCTTCTGCCTCTAGAATGTAGAGTACACGTGTGGAGTGGCGTGGTGGAAAAGGTCCCTACCGTACAGTAGGGGCTGTGATGATTCCAAGAAGGAGAATCCGGCACCAGCTGAGAGCGTGAGATGCCTGGAACACGAAGATGTGCTTCAGGAAGAACGTGTTCAACTCAGTCAGCTGTTTAGAGGACAGGAAGtaaagacagacaggaagtaaAGTCGTAGCATAGCAACATGTTTATTAAAACGTCCCTGTACACACAGCTTAGATATCATACAATCTACCCCATAACCTTCAGGTATGTAGTAGGATCATAGAAAACATACCAACTGCTCAACTACAAAAAAACTCCACAAATTTTAGTAAATAGTTTAACTCCATTTGTTTCCCAAAAGAGTTCAATCACAAATTACTTTCAAGTCAATATACACAGAGTAACTACATAAAACTGGATTCTAACCCTGGCACTAAATACTATGTATCATTTCCAGATCAGAGGGTAGAGCTCACCTGCCAGAGAATCATAAAGACGTAGATCCCTGCCACCCTCTGGAAGGAGGACTTGGGGTCTAACCATCGTACGTAGGTCCAGCTTGCTGGGGTGAACTGGAGCACAACCCGCTTCAGCTTCCCTGTGGTCGTGTGGATGTCTCTGAAGACACAGCATAGATACAGATATACAGAGAGGCATACACTTACACACTGGGAAGTAACACCGATGGGTGTTGACAGACAGTTAGGCACACAAGGTTAAACACAGAGATACTGTACAGGCATTAAGAGACATACATTGATGAGAAAGCACACATGCACTAAATCAGAGCAGGCAGCAATTCCATAgaataaatgtattttaattgGGACTGGTGAACTGTATTGTGTCATCTGGGCTCCCGagaggcgcagtggtctaaggcaagaggcatcactacagtccctggttcaaatacaggctgtatcacatccggccgtgattgggagtcccacagggcggcgcacaattggcccagcgtcttccgggtttggccggggtaggccgtcattgtaaataagaatttgttcttaacttaaatTAAAATCTGTCATGACACTACAGGAGAAGGGAGGAAACCAGTAGGAGGAGAACTTACTTGATGCTGGCCCATTGGTAGGTCCGCATCTCCAGGAAGCGACACACAGTCATGCCCAACCAGATGCCCCCTCCATTACACAGGAGGATGTCCAGGATCAACTGGTCCCACCAGCACTCAGCAAAGTTAGGCAGCAGGTGCATGAAGAAcagctgagggagggagagacagacaggtagagacaaAGGTGAATGTGGACTTACAAACTGACTCAAAATGTGCCAATGCAACAGAATATTTCAAATCAATCAGATCCCAAAATGGGATCTGTTGATGGAAATCGAGCAGCACTTCACAAAGACAcgtgtcccaaacagcaccctattccctttatagtgcactgcttttgaccaaggCTGTTGCTCTGCACAAAATAAGTGCactgtacagggaatagggtaccatttgggaagcagacacAGACTTCCTTGCACCTTTTATTTACCTCAGTGAGCTCCCAGGTGATGCTGATGGTCCAGCAGAGGGCGTAGCTGCGGATGAGCATTGCCTTCATGGCCCAGCCCCCGAAATGCCCAAACGCAAAGATGTCAAAGTGGCTCAGGATCCGCTCCCAGGTGATCACGTGACAGTTCACTGCATATTCCTGCAGGGGGAGAAAGGCCAGGTAAGACACGAACACGGAAGAGCCAGGTAAGACATGGACACGGAAGAGCCAGGTAAGACACGGACGAGCCAGGTAAGACACGGACGAGCCAGGTAAGACACGGACACGGACGAGCCAGGTAAGACACGGACGAGACAGGTAAGACATGGACATGGAAGAGCCAGGTAAGACATGGATGAGCCAGGTAAGACACGGACGAGACAGGTAAGACACGGACGAGCCAGGTAAGACACGGACACGGACGAGCCAGGTAAGACACGGACGAGACAGGTAAGACATGGACATGGAAGAGCCAGGTAAGACATGGATGAGCCAGGTAAGACACGGACACGGAAGAGCCAGGTAAGACACGGACGAGCCAGGTAAGACACGGAAGAGCCAGGTAAGACACGGACGAGCCAGGTAAGACACGGACACGGACGAGCCAGGTAAGACACGGACGAGCCAGGTAAGACACGAACGAGCCAGGTAAGACACGGACGAGACAGGTAAGACATGGACATGGAAGAGCCAGGTAAGACACGGACGAGCCAGGTAAGACACGGACACGGAAGAGCCAGGTAAGACACGGAAGAGCCAGGTAAGACACGGACGAGCCAGGTAAGACACGGACGAGCCAGGTAAGACACGGAAGAGCCAGGTAAGACACGGAAGAGCCAGGTAAGACACGGAAGAGCCAGGTAAGACACGGAAGAGCCAGGTAAGACACGGAAGAGCCAGGTAAGACACGGAAGAGCCAGGTAAGACACGGAAGAGCCAGGTAAGACACGGAAGAGCCAGGTAAGACACGGACACGTGTATGTAGCCAAGTTATCCTTACTCATTGTGAATTTATTCCTCGTTATAATTGTTCTATTATTTCTCCCTGCATTGTTGGGAACGGGCCCGTAAGTAACAACTTCACTGATAGTCAAAACCAATCGTTTATAAAGCATTTgagataagataagataagataagtTATCAATATTTAACAATACCTGTTTTACTAATAACATTTTGCGAAACTGCATGAGCAGAGCAGGCTGATACCAATTGTTTAAACCAACGCTGACTATAGGCTAAGTGGTAGCTCTGTCCTCAACGTCTTATGGTTCACCCTCTTACAGAAAGCTGGTATTATCTGCACAAATGTAATTGGATGACATTAACACATAGGGTGGAGTAGAgcgtagagtggagtagagaaaCCAAACTATGATCACTTAATCAGCATCtagggcaacttcaccctactcccaAATATGGTGTCTGGCATGAGGTAGACACTGTAGCATACCAAGATCATAATGACTCACCATGACATCAGTCTCACGGGTAGCGTAGCGTAGGTTGGGGTCCACCCAGTACATGAGCCTCTTCACCTGGGCCCAGTTCAGGAAGATGAGGAAGACCAGGAACAGGAAGTACAGAACACTCAGACCTGACAACAACAGGAACGAACCAATCAGAGCGGAGTTCCATGGACATGGTTCCATAGAGGTGCTCCACTGACACTGACAATGTGACTTGTTGTACTCTGCAGTAGGACAACTCACCAAATACCATGCGCCAAATTGCAGGATGTGGTCTTGTGAATGGACCTGAAGTGGATAAATAACGCATTTACACGTTTCTACCATTATCAGAGTGGATCGACCAAAACCCTCATATACTGCAGTTCAAAATTTAACGTAGCATACCCACTAGCAGTAGGTGCACCATTCACTCGCACAGTCAAAACCAGAAAGACCTGAATGTCTATTATGTGACCATTGATCTACAACATTCCTCCCACCCATCAACATTCAGACACACCCTTTCCACCAGGTGCTGGGCAGGGTTATTGACAAGTACAAGGCAGTGACATTGAGTAACTACCATTGGGGAAGGCCAGGACACTGATGACGAGGAAGAAGGAGACAACCAACAGGAAACCCACTCGAAGGTTGTTGTCAACATCTGCATCATCCCTGGAAAAGAGAGCAGGGTTTGATGTCAAAAAGCATTGGCTGAGATTTGCAATTTGTACATTATTTTCAGAGGATAAAGTGAGGTTTACTATGATAAAGTAAATGTGACATTCAAATGTGACATTTAATAAAGTTTCTGTTCGATTATTGCATTTTCAGCATTGTATATATTATTACAATAAATaacattaaaggcccagtgcaatcaaaaacgtgattttcctgtgttttatatatat
The DNA window shown above is from Oncorhynchus mykiss isolate Arlee chromosome 18, USDA_OmykA_1.1, whole genome shotgun sequence and carries:
- the ptdss1b gene encoding phosphatidylserine synthase 1 encodes the protein MAPALGSHKLSTDDVNDMLHFRMINEQQVEGISINFFYKPHTLTLLTFTVASLMYFVFSRDDADVDNNLRVGFLLVVSFFLVISVLAFPNGPFTRPHPAIWRMVFGLSVLYFLFLVFLIFLNWAQVKRLMYWVDPNLRYATRETDVMEYAVNCHVITWERILSHFDIFAFGHFGGWAMKAMLIRSYALCWTISITWELTELFFMHLLPNFAECWWDQLILDILLCNGGGIWLGMTVCRFLEMRTYQWASIKDIHTTTGKLKRVVLQFTPASWTYVRWLDPKSSFQRVAGIYVFMILWQLTELNTFFLKHIFVFQASHALSWCRILLLGIITAPTVRQYYAYLTDTQCKRVGTQCWMFGAIAFLEALACVKFGQDVFSKTQARSVFQWLLCVAFITLLCLYGMVRYEQKYEPELKSVSESDDGNLIESCDYDITGERDSRNNSASPSKQGRGSARTKAVNGHED